One genomic region from Paenibacillus antri encodes:
- a CDS encoding S1C family serine protease has translation MDDHNKKDREYHHFTYGRVPSEREREEARREAASEAAVEAEVTPPRELRTYPMVQTSPKPQPAWSYTGAEARPPKRSSFKSVVAAFLAGAVVVGSLMFASDKMNLFSGSDVLATGAASGGVGTATNAAGNGSSGAIETAAIDVVRPNTIAELVDVASPAVVKIVTYANQRASSGSSIFDQFFGVPEQRRPSAGTGNLVQVGSGSGFFFDKEGYILTNEHVINGAEKVEVVVEGTKEPYVAEVLGTAYDLDLAVLKIEGAADFPTLPLGSSDSIDVGDWVVAIGNPYEFDHTVTVGVLSAKERAIDIPDTEGTRKYQALLQTDASINPGNSGGPLLNLNGEVIGINTAVNAQAQGIGFAIPTTTINEVLESLKANKAIPRPYIGVMMGDVPEEYIDDLGLEDKDGAFISEVILGSPAYKAGLQQYDVVVGIDGQEIKGAADLQTIVGKKKPGDQMSLDVIRNGKSVKVTVTVGDRNDAAQQ, from the coding sequence ATGGACGATCATAATAAGAAGGATAGAGAGTATCACCATTTTACGTACGGACGAGTTCCGTCGGAGCGCGAACGGGAAGAGGCGCGGCGCGAAGCGGCGTCGGAAGCCGCGGTCGAAGCTGAGGTGACGCCGCCGCGGGAGCTGCGCACGTACCCGATGGTGCAGACGTCGCCGAAGCCGCAGCCCGCCTGGTCGTACACCGGCGCGGAGGCGCGTCCGCCGAAGCGTTCTTCGTTCAAGAGCGTCGTCGCCGCGTTCCTCGCCGGCGCGGTCGTCGTCGGCAGCTTGATGTTCGCGAGCGACAAGATGAACCTGTTCTCGGGCAGCGACGTCTTGGCGACGGGGGCGGCGTCGGGCGGCGTCGGCACCGCGACGAACGCGGCCGGCAACGGCTCGAGCGGCGCGATCGAGACGGCGGCGATCGACGTCGTCCGGCCGAATACGATCGCGGAGCTGGTCGACGTCGCGTCCCCGGCGGTCGTGAAGATCGTCACGTACGCGAACCAGCGCGCGAGCTCGGGATCCAGCATTTTCGATCAGTTCTTCGGGGTTCCGGAGCAGCGCCGGCCGAGCGCGGGTACGGGCAATCTCGTGCAGGTCGGTTCGGGGTCGGGATTCTTCTTCGATAAGGAAGGGTATATCCTTACCAACGAGCACGTCATTAACGGCGCGGAGAAGGTCGAAGTCGTGGTGGAGGGCACGAAGGAGCCTTATGTCGCGGAAGTGCTCGGCACGGCGTACGATCTCGATCTTGCGGTGTTGAAGATCGAGGGCGCGGCCGACTTCCCGACGCTGCCGCTCGGCAGCTCCGATTCGATCGACGTCGGCGATTGGGTCGTCGCGATCGGCAATCCGTACGAGTTCGATCATACGGTCACGGTCGGCGTGCTGTCGGCGAAGGAGCGGGCGATCGATATTCCGGACACGGAAGGCACCCGGAAGTACCAAGCGCTGCTTCAGACGGACGCCTCCATTAACCCGGGCAACTCGGGCGGTCCGCTGCTCAACTTGAACGGCGAGGTCATCGGCATCAATACGGCGGTGAACGCGCAGGCGCAAGGCATCGGCTTCGCGATTCCGACGACCACGATCAACGAGGTGCTCGAATCGCTCAAGGCGAACAAGGCGATTCCGCGTCCGTACATCGGCGTCATGATGGGCGACGTGCCGGAAGAGTATATCGACGACCTGGGTCTCGAGGACAAGGACGGCGCGTTCATCTCCGAGGTCATCCTCGGTTCGCCGGCCTATAAGGCGGGCCTTCAGCAATACGACGTCGTCGTCGGGATCGACGGGCAGGAGATCAAGGGCGCCGCGGATTTGCAGACGATCGTCGGCAAGAAGAAGCCGGGAGACCAGATGTCGCTCGACGTCATCCGCAACGGGAAATCGGTGAAGGTGACCGTGACGGTCGGCGACCGGAACGACGCGGCTCAGCAATAA
- a CDS encoding response regulator transcription factor produces MRETVLVIDDDEKITSMLRRGLAFEGYGVRTARNGAEGLEAIRQEEPDVIVLDIMMPGVDGWEVCRRLREAGSRVPVLMLTAKDEVSDRVRGLDAGADDYLVKPFALEELLARVRALLRRSAVPRADEAALDRRLVFEDLTLDPDTREAVRGGRSIELTAKEYELLHFFLSNPRRVLSRDVLMDKIWGYDYSGESNVLEVYVAMLRNKLEEAGEKRLIQTVRGAGYVLRGDKG; encoded by the coding sequence ATGAGAGAGACGGTATTGGTCATCGACGACGACGAGAAGATTACATCGATGCTGCGCCGCGGCCTCGCCTTCGAGGGTTACGGGGTGCGGACCGCGCGCAACGGCGCGGAAGGGCTGGAAGCGATCCGGCAAGAGGAGCCGGACGTCATCGTGCTCGATATTATGATGCCGGGCGTGGACGGCTGGGAGGTGTGCCGGCGGCTGCGCGAGGCGGGCAGCCGCGTGCCGGTGCTCATGCTGACGGCGAAGGACGAGGTGAGCGACCGCGTGCGGGGGCTCGACGCGGGCGCGGACGACTACCTCGTCAAGCCGTTCGCGTTGGAGGAGCTGCTGGCGCGGGTGCGCGCCTTGCTTCGGCGCAGCGCCGTTCCGCGCGCCGACGAGGCGGCTCTGGATCGGCGCCTCGTCTTCGAGGATTTGACGCTCGACCCGGATACGAGGGAAGCGGTTCGAGGCGGCCGGTCGATCGAGCTGACCGCGAAGGAATACGAGCTGTTGCACTTTTTTCTATCGAATCCGCGGCGCGTGCTGTCGCGCGACGTGCTGATGGATAAGATTTGGGGGTACGACTACAGCGGGGAGTCGAACGTGCTGGAAGTGTACGTCGCGATGCTGCGCAACAAGCTGGAGGAGGCCGGCGAGAAGCGGCTGATCCAGACGGTGCGCGGCGCCGGATACGTATTGCGAGGCGACAAGGGATGA